A segment of the Ischnura elegans chromosome 13 unlocalized genomic scaffold, ioIscEleg1.1 SUPER_13_unloc_1, whole genome shotgun sequence genome:
TCGAACTGGCAGAGAAAGTACTCTGAAGAggcagaaaaaggaaattttgaaggaGTTGGTACAAGGTAATGGTTATGGTAGATATCTAAAATAGTTTCCATGTTATttagaagtgaatattttcactGAGGTCACTGCTAATTTTGCATACCTACTTAGTTGTTTTCTGTTGATGTATCCAGCGAAGATACGAAAAAGTACCTGCACATGTAGATACGATTGCCAATGAACATCATTTAGTGtgcaaaaattattaagaaaatgtATGTTTCTTCGGGGATTTTACATAAATGTGTGCTTTTTTCCAGAAAACATTGCTGGTGAAGAGAAGCAGTCATCAGATGATATGTATCAGCCTGAACGACCTTTGCATTTAGGTGactatcttttttatttgaagtataaaatcagataagatttttaagtaggtatttctcttctaaaaatgttagaaaattttcacttgctaAATCATTATTCTGTTAAGGACTTTAGAATTTTGTAACAATACGGCCATGGTCTGAGTATTTACATGAATTTGAAGCTCCAAAAATACACTTAGAATTACATTTTGATGTTGGCGTGTTTGTGGAGaagttgatttttattattccttcaaaaatgcgtgaaataagagcatttaaaatacataaatgacaAATTTACTACGTTTTACGATTTTCAGTTAATATTTGAagggaattttaaatttaaattttgtccagagacttATTTTGGATTCAGCCTCTGCATGAGTGCATACTCTTGAAGAATTCTACTCACTAATGATTTGAACTCTCTTCACTCAAAAATTCCTCAGTGTTATGACCTTGATTTTTTGCATACTAAATCATTGTTTTCTGAGCCTCTTATATCTGATTTCTCATTGCTTAAGTATCCAAAACAACATGTTGCGTGTCAAAGTCGAAAACTACATGTTCTTGAAGGCATCTTAATATCATTATTTCTGGAATGAAACATCAGACTATAGTTGCTTTCACTAACCTATTATCATTGACTTCTAGACCACCTTAGTGGTAATCCGTTAAatcttaaattttccttttccactacAGCCAATCTGCTTCACCGGTGAGAGGCTTAATATGCTTTGCAAGTTCCCATTCCCCATTCCTGGGTGTCAATTTAACATTGTGTAATTTCATATAATTGTAATTAGGAGTTAGCTGTGAAACTTATGTACTGtgatgttgataatttttttttattcacagcTGAAATTCCTGTCAATGATAGTAATGGAAAAGAATGTGACCCTTCGCTGTGGACTGAGAAGCGTAGAGGACCAAAGCCCAAAGAATGTCATTACAGAAGTAAAGGCATCCAGGTGGACATGATGTGTGAAAAGACAGTATCAGAGATGGTGGATGCGTGCATCTCACCAGTGAAATTCAATTAAAACAAGATATTTGTGGATGATGTGTACTCATCAGACTGCTCAATGAGCTCCGTGTCTCAGTCTGCCTCCTCCAATTCTGACTACGAACCTGAGTCATCTGAACCTGATGTAGATACTG
Coding sequences within it:
- the LOC124172258 gene encoding uncharacterized protein LOC124172258 isoform X2 translates to MAKRSYKYCIVPMCSNTSGNAPNKYFHTVPQDSERRTVWMKKCRRMHILSPKATVCVCEDHFDYKEDLDNYYEWSLTQTRPRLKKCAVPSKFVCQGVELPRTGRESTLKRQKKEILKELVQENIAGEEKQSSDDMYQPERPLHLAEIPVNDSNGKECDPSLWTEKRRGPKPKECHYRSKGIQVDMMCEKTVSEMVDACISPVKFN